The following are encoded in a window of Bordetella genomosp. 10 genomic DNA:
- the pyrC gene encoding dihydroorotase, whose translation MTTSTPALLTITRPDDWHLHLRDGEALDAVVPDTARQFARAIIMPNLKPPVTTTAQALAYRDRILAALAKADMNEDAFQPLMTLYLTDNTSAEEIVRASESGLVHAVKLYPAGATTNSAAGVTDLLGKCRPALEALQKQGMPLLVHGEVTDPATDVFDREALFIDRVMLPLRKAFPELKVVFEHITTKEGAHYVRDAEGPIAATITPQHLLYNRNAIFTGGVRPHYYCLPILKREVHRVALVEAAVSGSPRFFLGTDSAPHARGLKEHACGCAGCYSALHAMSLYAQAFDAARALDKLEGFASHHGPDFYGLPRNTGTLTLVRQPYAIPEELPYGSTTLVPLAAGETLDWQVQA comes from the coding sequence ATGACTACCTCCACGCCCGCGCTCCTGACCATCACGCGCCCCGACGATTGGCACCTGCACCTGCGCGACGGCGAAGCGCTGGACGCCGTCGTGCCCGACACCGCGCGCCAGTTCGCCCGCGCCATCATCATGCCCAACCTCAAGCCGCCGGTGACCACCACCGCGCAGGCGCTGGCCTACCGCGACCGCATCCTGGCGGCGCTGGCCAAGGCGGATATGAACGAGGACGCGTTCCAGCCCTTGATGACGCTTTACCTGACCGACAACACTTCGGCGGAAGAAATCGTGCGCGCCAGCGAATCGGGCCTGGTGCATGCCGTGAAGCTGTATCCGGCCGGCGCCACCACGAACTCGGCGGCCGGCGTCACGGACCTGCTGGGCAAGTGCCGTCCGGCGCTGGAGGCCTTGCAGAAACAGGGCATGCCCTTGCTGGTGCATGGCGAGGTCACCGACCCCGCCACCGACGTGTTCGACCGCGAGGCCCTGTTCATCGACCGCGTCATGCTGCCGCTGCGCAAGGCCTTTCCCGAGCTGAAGGTGGTGTTCGAGCACATCACCACCAAGGAAGGCGCGCATTACGTGCGCGATGCCGAAGGGCCGATCGCCGCGACCATCACGCCGCAACACCTGCTGTACAACCGCAACGCGATTTTCACCGGCGGCGTGCGGCCGCATTACTACTGCCTGCCCATCCTCAAGCGCGAAGTGCACCGCGTGGCGCTGGTCGAGGCCGCGGTCAGCGGCAGTCCCCGCTTTTTCCTGGGCACCGACAGCGCCCCGCACGCGCGCGGCCTGAAGGAGCATGCCTGCGGTTGCGCCGGCTGTTATAGCGCCTTGCACGCCATGTCGCTGTACGCGCAGGCCTTCGACGCGGCGCGCGCCCTGGACAAGCTGGAAGGCTTCGCCAGCCATCACGGGCCGGACTTCTACGGCCTGCCGCGCAACACCGGCACGCTGACACTGGTGCGCCAGCCCTACGCGATTCCGGAAGAGCTGCCGTACGGTTCGACGACGCTGGTGCCCCTGGCCGCGGGCGAAACGCTGGATTGGCAGGTGCAGGCCTGA
- a CDS encoding ATP-binding cassette domain-containing protein — protein MAPTTLITFTDVQLAFGHHPLLDHADFSIQAGERIGLIGRNGAGKSSMLRLLDGRAQPDDGDVARASGLRVATVEQEPELDETMTVFDAVNSTDEDHEDWQRASRVRSLLERLGLPTDAPVAGLSGGTRKRVALARALAGNPDLLLLDEPTNHLDFDGIAWLEELLRGWKGSAVIITHDRRFLDAIATRIVELDRGRLLSFPGNFSQWQERKAQWLESERLEQARFDKLLAQEEVWIRKGVEARRTRNEGRVRRLERLRVERAERRERLGNVNLALAEGQRSGKLVAELEHVSKAFDGREVVKDYSTTLLRGDRIGIIGPNGAGKTTLLKLMLGRLQPDSGTVRMGANVEVAYFDQMRAQLNETDTLADVISPGSEWVEIGGTRKHVMSYLGDFLFSPARAGSPVSSLSGGERARLLLARLFARPANVLVLDEPTNDLDIETLELLEALLQEYTGTVLLVSHDREFLNNVVTQTIANDGPGIWNDYVGGYDDWLPQRRVIAPTPEPASVPAAPEPAAEAKSAPAAARPKPAKVSRLSSWETRELEGLPDAIAALEAEQEGLSGKLADGSLYRDAPDEVARINARIGEIEKELEAKFERWEALEARRDAS, from the coding sequence ATGGCTCCCACCACCCTCATCACCTTCACCGACGTCCAGTTGGCCTTCGGCCACCACCCGCTGCTGGACCACGCCGACTTTTCCATCCAGGCCGGCGAACGCATCGGCCTGATCGGACGCAACGGCGCCGGCAAGTCCTCGATGCTGCGCCTGCTCGACGGCCGCGCGCAGCCGGACGACGGCGACGTCGCGCGCGCCTCCGGCCTGCGCGTCGCCACGGTGGAGCAGGAACCCGAACTCGACGAGACCATGACGGTCTTCGACGCCGTCAACAGCACCGACGAGGACCACGAGGACTGGCAACGCGCCTCGCGCGTGCGCTCGCTGCTGGAACGCCTGGGCCTGCCCACCGACGCGCCCGTCGCCGGCCTGTCCGGCGGCACCCGCAAGCGCGTCGCGCTGGCGCGCGCATTGGCCGGCAACCCGGACCTGCTGCTGCTGGACGAGCCCACCAACCACCTGGACTTCGACGGCATCGCCTGGCTGGAAGAACTGCTGCGGGGCTGGAAAGGCAGCGCCGTCATCATCACCCACGACCGCCGCTTCCTCGACGCCATCGCGACGCGCATCGTCGAACTCGATCGCGGCCGCCTGCTCAGCTTCCCCGGCAATTTCTCGCAATGGCAGGAGCGCAAGGCGCAATGGCTGGAATCGGAGCGGCTGGAACAGGCGCGCTTCGACAAGCTGCTGGCGCAGGAGGAAGTCTGGATCCGCAAGGGCGTGGAGGCGCGCCGCACGCGCAACGAGGGCCGCGTGCGGCGGCTCGAACGGCTGCGCGTCGAACGGGCCGAACGGCGCGAACGCCTGGGCAACGTCAACCTGGCGCTGGCCGAGGGCCAGCGTTCCGGCAAGCTGGTGGCCGAACTCGAACACGTCAGCAAGGCCTTCGACGGCCGCGAGGTGGTCAAGGACTATTCCACCACGCTGCTGCGCGGCGACCGCATCGGCATCATCGGCCCGAACGGCGCCGGCAAGACCACGCTGCTCAAGCTGATGCTGGGCCGCCTGCAGCCCGACAGCGGCACCGTGCGCATGGGCGCCAACGTCGAGGTCGCGTACTTCGACCAGATGCGCGCCCAGCTCAACGAAACCGACACCCTGGCCGACGTGATCAGCCCGGGCAGCGAGTGGGTGGAGATCGGCGGCACGCGCAAGCACGTCATGAGCTACCTGGGCGATTTCCTCTTCTCGCCCGCGCGCGCCGGCTCGCCGGTCAGCAGCCTGTCCGGCGGCGAGCGCGCACGCCTGCTGCTGGCGCGCCTGTTCGCCCGGCCGGCCAACGTCCTGGTGCTGGACGAACCGACCAACGACCTGGACATCGAGACGCTGGAACTGCTGGAGGCGCTGCTCCAGGAATACACCGGCACGGTGCTGCTGGTCAGCCACGACCGTGAATTCCTCAACAACGTCGTGACGCAGACCATCGCCAACGACGGCCCCGGCATCTGGAACGACTATGTCGGCGGCTACGACGACTGGCTGCCGCAACGCCGCGTAATCGCGCCGACGCCAGAGCCGGCGTCGGTGCCGGCAGCCCCCGAGCCCGCGGCCGAGGCGAAGAGCGCGCCGGCCGCGGCGCGCCCGAAGCCGGCCAAGGTCTCCCGCCTGAGCAGTTGGGAAACCCGCGAACTGGAAGGCCTGCCGGACGCCATCGCCGCGCTCGAGGCCGAACAGGAAGGACTGTCCGGCAAGCTGGCCGACGGCTCGCTTTACCGCGACGCCCCGGACGAAGTGGCCCGCATCAATGCGCGCATCGGCGAGATCGAGAAGGAACTGGAAGCGAAATTCGAGCGCTGGGAAGCGCTCGAAGCGCGGCGCGACGCGAGCTGA
- a CDS encoding cytochrome-c peroxidase — translation MPLPPRPTLRPTVSIPSARLRWRGVLCTLIATLLAIGIGGALALWGERSQGATTAPAPTPTDARQDVYEKFPEPPATYDRAYARQRAADIAALGAALFKDKTLSASGQQSCASCHSPEHHYGPPNDLSVQLGGPDMKRAGVRAVPSLMYLQTVPPFSEHFIDSEEEGDNSTDAGPTGGLTWDGRVDRAGAQARIPLLDPLEMANPSISVVVGNVRKSPNADRLRALFGGHVFDTDEKAFNAITQALEYYQNDPKLFFPYSSKYDAAVRGIAKLTDQEMRGARLFEAEDKGNCASCHRFAVPGQLPIFNDFGLIALGLPRNPAIPANQNPAYFDEGLCGPLRKDLSDHPEYCGLFRSPTLRNVATRKTFFHNGVFHDLRQVVEWYVTRDTNPEKWYPRKADGTIAKFDDLPPGMHENVNMDPPFGGKPGDKPALTPEEIDDVVAFLNTLTDGYYDPAQPRAPVAAAPAAQAQPGSQAH, via the coding sequence ATGCCCCTGCCCCCCCGCCCGACGCTTCGCCCCACCGTTTCGATCCCGTCCGCCCGCCTGCGCTGGCGCGGCGTGCTGTGCACCCTGATCGCCACCCTGCTGGCCATCGGCATCGGCGGCGCGCTGGCCTTGTGGGGCGAACGCAGCCAGGGCGCGACCACGGCCCCGGCCCCGACCCCGACCGATGCGCGGCAAGACGTCTACGAGAAATTCCCCGAGCCGCCGGCCACCTACGACCGCGCCTACGCCCGGCAGCGCGCGGCCGACATCGCCGCCCTGGGCGCCGCGCTGTTCAAGGACAAGACGCTGTCGGCGTCGGGCCAGCAGTCCTGCGCGAGCTGTCACAGCCCGGAGCACCATTACGGCCCGCCCAACGACCTCTCGGTGCAGCTCGGCGGCCCCGACATGAAGCGCGCCGGCGTGCGCGCCGTCCCCTCGCTGATGTACCTGCAAACCGTGCCGCCCTTCAGCGAGCACTTCATCGACAGCGAGGAAGAAGGCGACAACAGCACCGACGCGGGCCCCACCGGCGGCCTGACCTGGGACGGCCGCGTCGACCGGGCCGGCGCCCAGGCGCGCATTCCGCTGCTGGATCCCCTGGAAATGGCCAACCCCAGCATTTCCGTCGTCGTCGGCAACGTGCGCAAGAGCCCCAACGCGGACCGGCTGCGCGCCCTGTTCGGTGGCCATGTCTTCGACACGGACGAGAAAGCGTTCAACGCCATCACCCAGGCGCTGGAGTATTACCAGAACGATCCCAAGCTCTTCTTCCCCTATTCGAGCAAGTACGACGCCGCGGTGCGCGGCATCGCCAAGCTCACCGACCAGGAGATGCGCGGCGCGCGCCTGTTCGAAGCCGAGGACAAGGGCAATTGCGCGAGCTGCCATCGCTTCGCGGTGCCGGGCCAGTTGCCCATCTTCAACGACTTCGGCCTCATCGCGCTGGGGCTGCCGCGCAACCCCGCCATTCCCGCGAACCAAAATCCGGCTTATTTCGACGAAGGCCTGTGCGGCCCCTTGCGCAAGGACCTGAGCGACCATCCCGAATACTGCGGCCTGTTCCGCTCGCCCACGCTGCGCAACGTGGCGACGCGCAAGACCTTCTTCCACAACGGCGTGTTCCACGACCTGCGCCAGGTGGTGGAGTGGTACGTGACGCGCGACACCAATCCGGAGAAGTGGTACCCGCGCAAGGCCGACGGCACGATAGCGAAGTTCGACGACCTGCCGCCCGGGATGCACGAGAACGTCAATATGGACCCGCCGTTCGGCGGCAAGCCCGGCGACAAGCCGGCGCTGACGCCGGAAGAAATCGACGACGTGGTCGCTTTCCTCAATACGCTGACCGACGGCTACTACGATCCCGCCCAGCCGCGCGCGCCGGTCGCGGCCGCGCCGGCGGCCCAGGCGCAGCCGGGAAGCCAGGCGCACTGA